A DNA window from Canis lupus familiaris isolate Mischka breed German Shepherd chromosome 10, alternate assembly UU_Cfam_GSD_1.0, whole genome shotgun sequence contains the following coding sequences:
- the OXER1 gene encoding oxoeicosanoid receptor 1 — protein MESHNLSSSSPLLSLPPSTLPASLPPSLPPLLSSTPSAFTTDLGAPGEALGSCLPASSHMVSAFLAPILGVEFVLGLLGNSLALFIFCFHTRPWTSNTVFLVSLVVADFLLIINLPLRVDYYFLHEHWRFGATICKLNLFMLSTNRSASVVFLTAIALNRYLKVVWPHHVLSQVSVWAAAKVAAGLWGSILLLNGHLLLAAYTDHSCLSYRLGAKPSASVRWHQALFLLEFFLPLALILFAIVSIGLTIWRRSLGGQAGPQRAVRMLAVVVAVYTVCFLPSVIFGLASMVAFRLRACHALAVCTQLFHGSLAFTYLNSVLDPVLYCFSSPSFLRQTRALLGLSQGWQGPASDESSYQPSARRWGTSRKAKATDKLREEVRLEGPLE, from the coding sequence ATGGAATCTCATAACCTGagctcttcctctcccctcctttccctccctccctccactctccctgcctccctcccaccctccctccctcccctcctgtctTCAACTCCTTCTGCCTTCACCACAGACTTGGGGGCCCCCGGAGAGGCCTTGGgttcctgcctcccagcctcctcccacaTGGTGTCTGCCTTCCTGGCGCCAATCCTGGGTGTGGAGTTTGTCCTGGGCCTGCTGGGCAACAGCTTGGCTCTCTTCATCTTCTGCTTCCACACGCGGCCCTGGACTTCCAACACGGTGTTCCTGGTCAGCCTGGTCGTTGCTGACTTTCTCCTGATCATCAACCTGCCCCTGCGCGTGGACTACTACTTCCTGCACGAGCACTGGCGCTTCGGAGCCACCATCTGCAAGCTCAACCTCTTCATGCTGTCCACCAACCGCTCGGCCAGCGTGGTCTTCCTCACGGCCATCGCCCTCAACCGCTACCTGAAGGTGGTGTGGCCCCACCACGTGCTGAGCCAGGTGTCCGTGTGGGCTGCCGCCAAGGTGGCCGCGGGGCTCTGGGGGAGCATCCTGCTCCTCAACGGGCACCTGCTCCTGGCCGCCTACACCGACCACTCCTGCCTCAGTTACCGACTGGGAGCAAAGCCCTCGGCCTCAGTCCGCTGGCACCAGGCACTGTTCCTGTTGGAATTCTTCCTGCCGCTGGCGCTCATCCTCTTTGCCATCGTGAGCATCGGGCTTACCATCTGGCGCCGCAGCCTGGGTGGCCAGGCGGGCCCGCAGAGAGCCGTGCGCATGCTGGCCGTGGTGGTGGCTGTCTACACCGTCTGCTTCTTGCCCAGCGTCATCTTCGGCTTGGCTTCCATGGTGGCCTTCCGCCTGCGCGCCTGCCACGCCCTGGCCGTGTGCACACAGCTCTTCCATGGCTCCCTGGCCTTCACCTACCTCAACAGTGTCCTGGATCCTGTGCTCTACTGCTTCTCCAGCCCCAGCTTCCTCCGCCAGACCCGGGCCCTGCTGGGCCTCTCCCAGGGCTGGCAGGGCCCAGCGAGTGACGAGAGCTCCTACCAGCCCTCCGCCCGGCGCTGGGGGACCTCCAGGAAGGCGAAGGCTACGGACAAGCTACGGGAGGAGGTCCGGCTGGAGGGCCCACTAGAGTAA